The Georgenia faecalis genome includes a window with the following:
- a CDS encoding alpha-mannosidase, whose amino-acid sequence MRAPQQSLDQRLARFVRDRVEPALVADRAGVRVTAWPAPFEPVPFDRAVERTFGPMPEGTAWGSAWSTLWMRVDGRVPDAWAGAGGRVELRVDPGFAGDGVGFQVEALVYDDSGRVLKGIEPRNDRVRVPAAPGESFTVFVEAAANPDVLDGESFTPTELGRRQHAGDPLYRRGRIELVRTDEDAWELARDIETLWGLTRVLPEASSRRARVVAALHAAMDAVDPGDVRAGVAEARRILAPVLAVPAEGSAHRVYAVGHAHIDSAWLWPTRETVRKCARTFSNVLALMDEDPDLVFACSSAQQYLWVKEHYPDLYQRIRERVAEGRFLPVGGMWVESDTNLPGGEALARQFIEGTRFFLEEFGVESSVVWLPDSFGFTAALPQIALAAGAESFLTQKLSWNETNAFPHHSFLWEGIDGSRIFAHLPPVDTYNSQLSQDELAYLVGNFSQKGEATASLVPFGFGDGGGGPTREMMAAARRAASLEGSPTVRHANPAVFFANAQAELVSPPVWAGELYLESHRGVYASQARTKRANRRSEHLLHEAELWAATATVRTGAPYPAERLREAWHLVLLNQFHDILPGSSIGWVYDQAEEEYRQVAAWTQEIISSSLDALAAAGTGPAVPAMANAGPFPIAGVAPFSVGEAHAEADDVTCERADDGWVLQNGSLRACFDGQGLITSLVDRRGGEEYVPPGQRGNLPQLFVDAPRRFDAWDLDAEYRHTARDLAEATSVAPLPAAPGEVGLEIERVFGDSRLRQVVRLHAGRSALQIDTEVDWHERQRMLKLAFPVDVHTASARSEIQFGHIDRPTHENTSWDQARFETVAHRWVHVADAAVGLGVVNDAVYGHDVTRHARPGGGTYSRVRQTLLKAPLFPDPEADQGVHRFTTVLVPGDLAETIREGYRTNLPLRPVTSAPVAPLIRASEGSAVVETVKLADDGSGDVVVRLYESHGARATVRVAADFPCAGAVATDLLERPLGDADPTRPRAWDAGDVRLSLRPFELVTLRFRRADVARG is encoded by the coding sequence GTGCGAGCACCCCAGCAGTCCCTCGACCAGCGTCTCGCGCGCTTCGTGCGTGACCGGGTCGAGCCCGCCCTCGTCGCCGACCGCGCCGGGGTGAGAGTGACGGCTTGGCCGGCGCCGTTCGAACCGGTGCCGTTCGACCGCGCCGTCGAGCGGACGTTCGGCCCCATGCCGGAGGGCACCGCCTGGGGGAGCGCGTGGAGCACGCTCTGGATGCGCGTGGACGGGCGGGTCCCCGACGCCTGGGCCGGAGCCGGGGGGCGGGTCGAGCTGCGCGTCGATCCCGGGTTCGCCGGGGACGGCGTCGGGTTCCAGGTCGAGGCCCTCGTCTACGACGACTCCGGGCGGGTGCTCAAGGGCATCGAGCCGAGGAATGACCGTGTGCGGGTGCCGGCGGCGCCCGGTGAGTCGTTCACGGTGTTCGTCGAGGCGGCGGCGAACCCCGACGTCCTCGACGGCGAGTCGTTCACGCCCACCGAGCTGGGGCGCAGGCAGCACGCAGGCGACCCGCTGTACCGCCGTGGACGTATCGAGCTCGTCCGCACCGATGAGGACGCCTGGGAGCTCGCGCGCGACATCGAGACCCTGTGGGGCCTCACGCGGGTGCTCCCCGAGGCGTCGTCGCGACGCGCGCGCGTCGTCGCGGCGCTGCACGCCGCGATGGACGCCGTCGACCCGGGTGACGTCCGCGCCGGCGTCGCCGAGGCCAGGCGCATCCTCGCTCCCGTGCTCGCGGTGCCGGCGGAAGGCAGCGCCCACCGCGTCTACGCGGTCGGCCACGCGCACATCGACTCCGCGTGGCTGTGGCCCACCCGGGAGACCGTGCGTAAGTGCGCGAGGACGTTCTCCAACGTCCTCGCGCTCATGGACGAGGACCCGGACCTCGTGTTCGCCTGCTCCTCCGCGCAGCAGTACCTCTGGGTCAAGGAGCACTACCCCGACCTGTACCAGCGGATCCGCGAGCGGGTCGCCGAAGGGCGCTTCCTGCCGGTCGGCGGGATGTGGGTGGAGTCCGACACGAACCTGCCCGGGGGAGAGGCTCTGGCGCGCCAGTTCATCGAGGGCACACGGTTCTTCCTCGAGGAGTTCGGCGTGGAGTCGAGCGTCGTGTGGCTGCCGGACTCGTTCGGGTTCACCGCGGCGCTGCCGCAGATCGCGCTCGCGGCGGGGGCGGAGTCCTTCCTCACCCAGAAGCTCTCCTGGAACGAGACGAACGCCTTCCCGCATCACAGCTTCCTCTGGGAGGGCATCGACGGTTCGCGGATCTTCGCCCACCTCCCGCCGGTCGACACGTACAACTCGCAGCTGTCCCAGGACGAGCTGGCCTACCTGGTCGGCAACTTCTCGCAGAAGGGAGAGGCGACGGCATCCCTGGTCCCGTTCGGGTTCGGGGACGGGGGAGGCGGGCCCACCCGGGAGATGATGGCGGCCGCCCGGCGCGCGGCATCCCTCGAGGGGTCCCCGACGGTCCGCCACGCCAATCCCGCCGTGTTCTTCGCGAATGCCCAGGCGGAGCTGGTATCACCACCGGTCTGGGCGGGGGAGCTGTACCTGGAGAGCCATCGCGGGGTGTACGCCTCACAGGCGCGCACGAAGCGGGCCAACCGCCGCAGCGAGCACCTGCTCCACGAGGCGGAGCTGTGGGCGGCGACGGCGACCGTCCGGACGGGCGCGCCCTACCCCGCCGAGCGGCTGCGCGAGGCCTGGCACCTCGTCCTGCTCAACCAGTTCCACGACATCCTGCCCGGCTCGTCGATCGGCTGGGTGTACGACCAGGCCGAGGAGGAGTACCGCCAGGTCGCCGCGTGGACGCAGGAGATCATCTCCTCCTCGCTGGACGCGCTCGCCGCCGCGGGGACCGGGCCTGCGGTCCCCGCGATGGCCAACGCCGGCCCGTTCCCGATCGCAGGAGTGGCGCCCTTCTCGGTGGGCGAGGCGCACGCCGAGGCCGACGACGTGACCTGCGAGCGCGCCGACGACGGGTGGGTGCTGCAGAACGGGTCCCTGCGTGCCTGTTTCGACGGGCAGGGTCTCATCACCTCGCTGGTCGACCGGCGGGGAGGCGAGGAGTACGTCCCGCCGGGCCAGCGTGGGAACCTCCCGCAGCTCTTCGTGGACGCCCCGCGCCGGTTCGACGCGTGGGACCTCGACGCGGAGTACCGGCACACCGCCCGGGACCTCGCCGAGGCCACGTCCGTGGCGCCCCTGCCCGCCGCGCCCGGCGAGGTGGGGCTGGAGATCGAGCGGGTGTTCGGCGACTCCCGCCTGCGTCAGGTCGTCCGGCTCCACGCCGGTCGGTCGGCGCTGCAGATCGACACCGAGGTGGACTGGCACGAGCGTCAGCGCATGCTCAAGCTCGCGTTCCCCGTCGATGTGCACACCGCGTCGGCGCGCAGCGAGATCCAGTTCGGCCACATCGACCGGCCCACGCACGAGAACACGTCGTGGGACCAGGCCCGGTTCGAGACGGTGGCCCACCGCTGGGTCCACGTGGCCGACGCCGCCGTCGGGCTCGGCGTCGTCAACGACGCGGTCTACGGGCACGACGTCACGCGGCACGCCCGTCCCGGCGGCGGCACCTACTCCCGGGTGCGTCAGACGCTGCTCAAGGCCCCGCTCTTCCCCGACCCGGAAGCGGACCAGGGTGTCCACCGGTTCACCACGGTCCTCGTGCCGGGAGACCTGGCCGAGACGATCCGCGAGGGGTACCGGACCAACCTTCCGCTCCGGCCGGTGACGAGCGCCCCCGTGGCTCCGCTGATCCGTGCGAGCGAAGGGTCGGCGGTGGTCGAGACGGTCAAGCTCGCCGACGACGGCAGCGGCGACGTCGTCGTCCGGCTGTACGAGTCGCACGGGGCCCGGGCGACGGTGCGCGTGGCCGCGGACTTCCCGTGCGCGGGTGCGGTGGCGACCGACCTCCTCGAGCGCCCCCTCGGCGACGCCGACCCGACGCGCCCGCGCGCCTGGGACGCCGGGGACGTCCGTCTCTCGCTGCGCCCCTTCGAGCTCGTGACCCTGCGGTTCCGGCGCGCAGACGTGGCGCGGGGATGA
- a CDS encoding asparaginase: protein MQPLLSVGALGGTIAMTSPVPDVGALPTLDAAELVRGVPQLAALAAVRHASICAKPSASITVDDVLNALRWARGQVDDGARGVVLTHGTDTLEETAYLLDLLWDRPEALVVTGAMRPADAPGTDAPANLLAAANTALAADARGRGALVVLNDEIHLAARVTKTSSTALDAFASPGFGPAGRILEQQVRFAAPAPPRPAPLPPPPPGPVDVALVEAPLADDGRVVRALLDAGFGALVVDGSGLGHTSAATAEVLAGAVSQGAVVAVSSRTTRGGTGRVTYGYVGSEMYLRGVGVLLAGELSGRKARLLLHVLLGAGVAGERLAQAFAERTRV, encoded by the coding sequence GTGCAGCCCCTCCTCTCCGTCGGTGCCCTCGGCGGGACCATCGCCATGACCTCGCCCGTGCCCGACGTCGGAGCGCTGCCCACCCTCGACGCCGCCGAGCTCGTCCGCGGCGTCCCCCAGCTCGCCGCGCTGGCCGCCGTGCGGCACGCGAGCATCTGCGCCAAGCCGTCCGCCTCGATCACCGTCGACGACGTCCTCAACGCCCTGCGCTGGGCGCGGGGCCAGGTGGACGACGGCGCCCGCGGCGTCGTCCTCACCCACGGCACGGACACCCTCGAGGAGACCGCCTACCTGCTCGACCTGCTCTGGGACCGCCCCGAGGCGCTCGTCGTCACCGGGGCCATGCGCCCGGCCGACGCCCCCGGCACGGACGCGCCGGCGAACCTCCTCGCCGCGGCCAACACCGCCCTCGCTGCGGACGCGCGCGGGCGCGGGGCGCTCGTCGTCCTCAACGACGAGATCCACCTCGCGGCCCGGGTCACCAAGACCAGCTCGACGGCGCTCGACGCGTTCGCCTCACCCGGCTTCGGCCCGGCCGGGCGCATCCTCGAGCAGCAGGTCCGGTTCGCCGCGCCCGCACCGCCGCGTCCGGCGCCCCTGCCCCCGCCGCCTCCCGGACCGGTCGACGTCGCCCTCGTGGAGGCGCCGCTCGCCGACGACGGCCGCGTGGTGCGCGCCCTGCTCGACGCCGGGTTCGGCGCCCTCGTCGTCGACGGCAGCGGTCTCGGCCACACGTCCGCGGCCACCGCCGAGGTCCTCGCGGGCGCCGTGTCCCAGGGCGCCGTCGTGGCCGTGTCCTCCCGGACCACGCGCGGCGGCACCGGCCGGGTGACGTACGGGTACGTGGGCTCGGAGATGTACCTGCGCGGCGTCGGCGTCCTGCTCGCCGGCGAGCTGTCGGGGCGCAAGGCGCGGCTCCTCCTCCACGTGCTCCTGGGCGCCGGCGTCGCCGGGGAGCGGCTCGCGCAGGCCTTCGCCGAGCGCACCCGGGTCTGA